A single window of Nomascus leucogenys isolate Asia chromosome 18, Asia_NLE_v1, whole genome shotgun sequence DNA harbors:
- the BAMBI gene encoding BMP and activin membrane-bound inhibitor homolog isoform X3, whose protein sequence is MDRHSSYIFIWLQLELCAMAVLLTKGEIRCYCDAAHCVATGYMCKSELSACFSRLLDPQNSNSPLTHGCLDSLASTTDICQAKQSRNHSGTTMPTLECCHEDMCNYRGLHDVLSPPRGEASGQGNRYQHDGSRNLITKVQELTSSKELWFRAAVIAVPIAGGLILVLLIMLALRMLRSENKRLQDQRQQMLSRLHYSFHGHHSKKGQVAKLDLECMVPVSGHENCCLTCDKMRQADLSNDKVLSLVHWGMYSGHGKLEFV, encoded by the exons GTGAAATTCGATGCTACTGTGATGCTGCCCACTGTGTAGCCACTGGTTATATGTGTAAATCTGAGCTCAGCGCCTGCTTCTCTAGACTTCTTGATCCTCAGAACTCAAATTCCCCACTCACCCATGGCTGCCTGGACTCTCTTGCAAGCACGACAGACATCTGCCAAGCCAAACAGTCCCGAAACCACTctggcaccaccatgcccacgtTGGAATGCTGTCATGAAGACATGTGCAATTACAGAGGGCTGCACGATGTTCTCTCTCCTCCCAGGGGTGAGGCCTCAG GACAAGGAAACAGGTATCAGCATGATGGTAGCAGAAACCTTATCACCAAGGTGCAGGAGCTGACTTCTTCCAAAGAGTTGTGGTTCCGGGCGGCGGTCATTGCTGTGCCCATTGCTGGAGGGCTGATTTTAGTGTTGCTTATTATGTTGGCCCTAAGGATGCTTCGAAGTGAAAACAAGAGGCTGCAGGATCAGCGGCAACAGATGCTCTCCCGTTTGCACTACAGCTTTCACGGACACCATTCCAAAAAGGGGCAGGTTGCAAAGTTAGACTTGGAATGCATGGTGCCGGTCAGTGGGCACGAGAACTGCTGTCTGACCTGTGATAAAATGAGACAAGCAGACCTCAGCAACGATAAGGTCCTCTCGCTTGTTCACTGGGGCATGTACAGTGGGCACGGGAAGCTGGAATTCGTATGA